Part of the Nocardia farcinica genome, CGACCCCGGGCTCACCAGGTGCGGACTCAGCATGGTCGAGGGCGGGCACGGGCGCACCGTCACCGCACTGGACGTCGACGTGGTGCGCACCCCGGCGGACATGGACCTGGCGCATCGGCTGATGCTGGTCGCCGACGCCGCCGAGTACTGGATGGACACCCACCGCCCGGGCGCGGTCGCCATCGAGCGCGTCTTCGCCCAGCACAACGTCCGCACGGCGATGGGCACCGCGCAGGCGGGCGGGGTGATCGCGCTGGCCGCGGCCCGTCGCGACATCCCGGTGGTGTTCCACACCCCCAGCGAGGTCAAGGCCGCCGTCACCGGCAACGGCAACGCGGACAAGGCGCAGGTGACCGCGATGGTCACCCGCATCCTCGGGTTGCAGACCGCGCCGAAACCCGCCGACGCGGCGGATGCGCTGGCCCTGGCGATCTGTCATTGTTGGCGGGCGCCGCTGCTGGCCAGGATGGCCGCGGCCGAGGCCAAGGCGGCCGAGGCCAAGCGGCGCTACACCGAACGACTGGCCGAACAACGGAAGGCGGTGCGCGGGTGATCGCGTCGGTACGCGGCGAGGTGCTCGAGATCGCGCTGGACCACGTGGTGGTGGAGGCGGCGGGCGTCGGCTACCGGCTCAACGCCACCCCGTCGACGCTGGCCACCCTCACCCGCGGCGCGGAAGCGCGGCTCTACACGGCGATGATCGTCCGCGAGGACTCGATGACCCTGTACGGCTTCGCCGACACCGA contains:
- the ruvC gene encoding crossover junction endodeoxyribonuclease RuvC, coding for MRVMGVDPGLTRCGLSMVEGGHGRTVTALDVDVVRTPADMDLAHRLMLVADAAEYWMDTHRPGAVAIERVFAQHNVRTAMGTAQAGGVIALAAARRDIPVVFHTPSEVKAAVTGNGNADKAQVTAMVTRILGLQTAPKPADAADALALAICHCWRAPLLARMAAAEAKAAEAKRRYTERLAEQRKAVRG